The sequence CAGTTCAGGGCGGCCTTCAGCCACCGCCTGCCGGACACCGCCTTTTTTTACGCCATGAAAAGCAACAACCTGCCCCATCTCTCCGGGCATTTGCTTAAACATGGATTCGGGCTGGATGTATCCAGCGGCGTGGAGCTGTCCGTGGCCCTGGAACTGGGTGCATCATCCATAATTTTCAGCGGCCCGGGTAAAACCACCCAGGAACTGGAACTTGCAGCCCGGCACCCGGACCGGGTGGTGATTCTTTTGGACAGTATCGGCGAGGCAAAACGACTGGCAACTGTTCTTGAAGAAAAGCAGACCCGAATGCCTGTCGGGCTGCGCCTGAACAACAACCCCGAAGGCTTGTGGCGCAAATTCGGGGTGCTGCCGGAAAATCTATTGTCTGCTTTCAAAGAGATCCAGGCACTTGGCCAGCTGGATTTCCATGGACTGCAATTCCACTCATCCTGGAATCTTAACCCGGACAGGCAGACCGCATTTATCACAAAACTGGGAGAGATTCTTTCCGGCATGCCAAAGCAATTTCTGGACACAATCCAATTCATTGACATTGGCGGCGGCTACTGGCCGGCCCAGGGGGAATGGCTTCTATCGGATGTGCCCCAGAACTATATTATTGATCCGGGGTCCTCCATTGACCTATTTGCCAAGGAACTGTCAACAGCCATTAAAAAACACATTCTGCCGTTGACCCAATGCCGGATCTGTTTTGAGCCGGGCCGATGGATCTGCAATGAAGTCATGCACATCCTGATTCAGGTGGTAGATTGCAAGGAAAAGGATCTGATCATCACAGATGCCGGGGGCAATACGGTGGGCTGGGAACGGTATGAAACCGATTATTGCCCGGTCATCAACTTAACCCGGCCTGGCCTGTCCGAAAAAAGATGCCATATCCTGGGCTCTCTTTGCACCCCCCATGATGTCTGGGGATATGCTTATTTTGGTTCGGACATCAAAGAGAATGACCTCCTCATGATCCCGGCCCAGGGGGCATACACATACAGCCTCCGCCAGCAATTCATCAAACCCATTCCCCGGGTAGCGGTGAAGGAGAGCCGTAACCGGTATTTCCTTCTTCCTTCATGATTTTGACCCTGACGTACTGGGATCGATTTGAAAACATTGCCCGGGGTGCGGCCCTAAAGAGAGCCCCAACGCGTTTAAGCCGGGAAGACCCAATGGTGAACGCAACAAGCTCTTTATGGAGCTGGCCGGGAAAGCCGGCATTGCGCCTAATGACTGGGCCGCTCAAGGGCCTCATCAGATTTTAGTGATGTAACCTGGGAAGTCCCAGCCATGCAGGCATATTTTAATATCACCCAGAATGATCCGTCCATTGTGATTCATTCAAAAGAATTCGCTCAATGCGCCATTTCAGACTATACCCTGTCATAGATGAAGAAAACGGCTATAATTCTGGCGGAACTCACTTTATATGTTAATAAGATTGAATCGGACATCTTCAATAACAGACATAGCCAACACCCTTTTCAATAAAGGCTTTTGGACACAATCATAGACATAGGTCTCGTCGTAGAATTCCTATAATTCTGCTCCACTATTTTCACCAATCAAAATGGTCTTTTTAACAATTCGGAATCTCTTCAATAGTTCTTAACCATTCATTGAAAAGAGGACATTCATTTCTAATTTTTTCTATACCGATTTCTTTGGCAATGGCCACTCCCATCGTTGTTTTCAGAAATTTCCCATTGACTGACCAGGCATCCAGGCGTTTGGAAGGAGCAGTCTCTGGATTATTATTGATTGCTTCGGGAGAACCACATTCAGATATGACCGCCGCAACTGTAGATTCATCTATGCCCAGTTGCCTGGCAAGAGTCCCGGCATCACTGAAAAGCAGTGCTTCAAATTCATGCACGGCTACGAACGGTATAAATCGGCGTTCTGCCTGTTGGTCTGAAAAAAGCGAGGCAACTTGTTTTTTGGTAGCCTTATTGATCGTCTCGGCAATCTGAGAAGGAAGCGCTTGCTCTGATACCAAATCAAGGCCTGGCCATTCCTTAGTTCCGTAATAATCTATAAATGTTGTAACATAGGTATCGGGCCGTTGTTTTAAATGCAGTTCCAGGTCCCTTTTGACACGGGAAAAACGAACATCACCACCCTTTTGTCCTGGCTTGGATACTTGAGTAGCATGCATCCCTATATTTTTATACCCTATATACGGTGCTAAGATACTCTCAACAAAAATCTGCTCTGTTTTGCCTTCCACGATGGCTATCACTTCGGTGTAATTACTCATAAACCGGCCCTCCTGCAATGACATTCTTTGACCAGAGTTCGCCTACTGAGTAATCTTCCAACCATGCAGAAAAGTCTTTTTCTTTCAGCCGTTTGAAAGTTGAAGCACCATCTTCTCGATTCACAACTATGGTATCCTCAATGCCAAATTGATCAATAAGCGCAGGAGATTGAGTCGCCACAATGACCTGGGTCTGTTTTGAGGCAACCTGAATTAGTTCTCCAAGCACTATAATCGCCGCCGGATGCAGGCCCAGTTCCGGTTCATCTATAATAATCGTGGAAGGTGGGTTCGGTTGTAATAGTGCCGTGGCAAGACAGATAAAGCGAATAGAACCGTCCGATAGATGATAGGGCTGCATTGGAAAATTCGATCCTTTTTGATGCCAACTCAGTCGGACTTTTTCCGCCTCACCAAGTTTCTGTACATCCAACCGGAAATCATCAAAGAAAGGTGTGACCATACGGACGGCATCAACAATTCTTTTATAATAATCGTGTTCTTCATTTTTAAGATCTAAGAGGAACGGGGCAACATTCGCAGCATCGCCCCTTAGTTTATAATAGTCCTCAACGATCTCTGAGCGGCGCATCGGGGATGACGAACTGGTATCATGAAAATGGTAGACCATCCAATTGGAGATGGATTCAAAAACAAAATGTCCTACTCCGTTCCATTGGCCGTCCCATGATTTTTCATTGCGTTCATCGTACAACCGGCTTTCTTTTGATGGGCTTCCGTAAGAACGCCACTCTGTTGTGACATACTTTCGTTCTTCAGCTATAAGGAAATTTTCGTCGGCGGTTGGTGTAAGCTCAAACCTATATGAATTAGGACCCGTAGCATTACTACTGTAGGATGTAAAATCAAACCCCATTTCAATTTTTGAAGTCACCTTTGGTCCTTCAAAAAGAAAATTATCTGCTCCTCCACGCTCAAGAATAAATTTGCTGAAATTTTTCTGCGTCATTGCCATCAACATACGGAAAATCTGGACAAAATTGCTTTTTCCGGCTCCATTTGCACCAATAATGACATTGAGGTCACCTAGTTTGAATTCATTGAGATCCTTAATGGATTTGAACCCCTTGACGGTCAGTTTTTCTAAAGCACCTCTCATGGCATGTACTCCAAAACATTTCTTTGTATTCCATATGTTCTATGGTTCATTCTATCTTCCACCCTTCCGGATTCTATATTTTTTCATCACCAAGTGTCTGTGCTAAACCAAGGTGCTTGCATATTTTACTAATTGATAACCATCAGCCATTCAAAATGGTCCATGTAATAATCCTAATGGGGGGTTATATATTAATCATTTCGGAAGTTTGCAACTTACAAAGACTCATTCCTCCAATCCCAAAACAAGATCTTTCACAATATGCAAGAACCATGTCTATGTCAAAGGATTTTGGCATCAGGGTTGATGATCTAAACAATGCGATAATAGCTTAATATCCTAGAACGAAATGAGTAATGCCAAAGCGTTGACTGATGGTATTTAACTGGACCGGCAAGATTTTGGATAAGGCGATCAATTCCCCCAAAAAGAATTAGGAGATTGAATCCGACGTCAGTGAACCCTATAACCCGTAGGGCTCGCTTTTTTGACAACAAATTTTGACCGGCTAAAAATATTTCCAAAAGAGCAGACTACCTCCAAAACAAGGACCATTTCCCAGGTGAAAATCCCCCCGGACTCCCTGTAACTCATGTCAGAAAAAATCTTTATTTTTGAAAGAGTTTATACTTTGTTGACACATCCTCTTTTGCGCCATAATATGTTAATACAATGTTTCAACTTTCAAGGGAGGACGAAATGACAGAACTGGTTATAAAAAAATGGGGCAATAGCTTGGCTGCCAGGATACCAAAAGTAATCGCTGATATGGTTCAGCTCGAAAAAGATCAGCCCGTTACCATTGAGGCGAAAGGCGGCAGGATTATTATTACCCCGATCCAGAAGAGAAAAGAGTATACGCTTGACGAACTTTTAGACCAATGTGATCCTAAGGATGTTGCCTTAGATGCTGAGGATAGGTCATGGTTGAATGACAAGCCTGTAGGAAAGGAATGGTAATGGCCGAAAAATCGGAAAAACAGCAATATATTCCTAAACGTGGGGATCTTGTCTGGACAGACTTTGACCCTGCAGCCGGTCACGAACAGATGGGACATCGGCCGGCCCTGGTCCTTTCTCCTGCGGTTTTTAACAAAAAAACTTTGCTGGCGTTAGTAGCCCCGGTTACAAGCCGGGTTCGAGGTCATGGTTTTGAAGTAGCTCTAACTGGTAAAAAGATTTCTGGAGTTGTCCTTTGCCACCAAGTCAAGACAATTGATTTTGTGGAAAGAGGTTTGAAATTTGCTGAAAAGGCCCCGGCTTCTGCGGTAAGTGAATCCTTGGCTAAAGTAAGGGCTATTGTTTCCGAATAGGTGTGGACTTTTACCAGTTCGGACCTTTTTTTATCAAAAAAATCCCCCAGACTTTCCTGTTACTCCAGAGCATTTCCAACACTAAAGCTCACCCTCTGGATTGAGGGTGTCCTGAGCACTGGAAAAAGAAGTGAGTGCCATTATTGACAGGCCTGTTGACGACACATGATACCATTAATGCTCTCTCACAAATTACTTATTTTTGGAGGCTGCGAGTTGGGGATTCCGGTCATCTATGGCACCGTCTCCCAATTCATCCTGACAGGAGTCTGGCATCTCCAGTCAAAGGCGCATGTAATTTTTAGGTTATATCCAAAGGGCTCTTGGCTTCTTTCAAGGTCATGGACGGCACGGTCTGAGTATATATCATGGTGGTTCGCACATCGCTATGGCCAAGCAGGGTCTGTATAGTACGAATATCATAATTGGCCTGAAGCAGATGGCTTGCAAAGCTATGCCTGAATGTGTGTGCGGTTGCCCGTTTTGTTAATTGGGCTTTGTTCACTGCTTTTTTGATCGCTTTCTGAACGTGGGATTCATGAAAATGGTATCGTCTGAATTCCTTGGTGTCGGCAACTTCAGTCAGAAACGGAAATGGGGAAATGGGCGGGGAAATGGGGACAGGCGAATTATGCCTTTACACAGTACATGCAATTTGCTATTAAATTTTACGACGTTGCAGGAAGACGGTTTTTTAAATGAAACCAAAATGAAAGGAATCAACAATGCCACGCACACCCAGATTGATGTTAAAGGGAGAAGAAAGCGTATATCATGTAATGTCCCGCACTGCGTTACCGGGATACCCTTTCGGAGACGTAGAAAAAGATTATATGGTGCAGTTGATTCAACAATTAAGTCGCTTGTATTTTGTTGAAATATTTGGCTATTGCATTATGGGCAACCACTTCCATCTTTTGGTTCGTGTATTTTCCAGTGACAGGTACTCGGATGATGAGATTAAACAACGATACCTGGCTTTTTTTGGTGAGGATCAGGATTTTCAAGTCATGCGTATTGATACTTACAGAAAAAAATGGTCAAATTTATCTGAGTTTATAAAAGAGATAAAACAGACCTTTTCCAGGTTTTATAATAAGCTGCATAATAGGCGCGGAACCCTTTGGGGAGACCGTTTTAAAAGCGTGATTGTAGAAAAAGGAGAAACATTGATAAACTGCCTTGCCTATATTGATTTAAATCCTGTAAGGGCAGGCATTGTCAAGCGTCCTGAGCAATATCGGTTCAGCTCCTTGGGTTATCATCTACAAACAGACAATTCTTATGATTTCCTTTCTCTTGATTTTGGACTAAAAGAATTTGGTCAGATGTCAGATCAAGAACGTCTTGAGACCTATCGTGGGTATGTATATGAAGCAGGAGCAGTAAACACTTCAGAAAAAGAACAAGATGTTATTGAAGAAAGAATTATTGAAACAGAGCGTAAAAAAGAATACAAAATTACACGAATAGATCGTTTTAAAAATAGAACAAGATATTTTACTGATTCAGGCATTATCGGTTCCAAAGCCTTTGTTTCAAAGACCTATGCATATTTTAAAAGACCAGGAAAAACAAATCAAAAAAATCCACGGCAAGTCGCAGGATTAAATGGGATATATTCCTTAAAGCGTTTAACTGAAATGTAAAATACCTTGGTAAAGGCATAATTGGTTCACCGCTGTGGTGTCTTCGCAGCCTGTTTAGGTGATCGGAATGTAACTTTTGGGCATACAGGAAATGGGGACAGGCGAATTATGCCTTTACACAGTACATGCAATTTGCTATTAAATTTTACGACGTTGCAGGAAGACGGTTTTTTAAATGAAACCAAAATGAAAGGAATCAACAATGCCACGCACACCCAGATTGATGTTAAAGGGAGAAGAAAGCGTATAT is a genomic window of uncultured Desulfobacter sp. containing:
- a CDS encoding alanine racemase, which gives rise to MLTANTQNTGSLLSREKVVEFITPYVKNKGVYLDIAKQFGSPLYILETDVLARKAAQFRAAFSHRLPDTAFFYAMKSNNLPHLSGHLLKHGFGLDVSSGVELSVALELGASSIIFSGPGKTTQELELAARHPDRVVILLDSIGEAKRLATVLEEKQTRMPVGLRLNNNPEGLWRKFGVLPENLLSAFKEIQALGQLDFHGLQFHSSWNLNPDRQTAFITKLGEILSGMPKQFLDTIQFIDIGGGYWPAQGEWLLSDVPQNYIIDPGSSIDLFAKELSTAIKKHILPLTQCRICFEPGRWICNEVMHILIQVVDCKEKDLIITDAGGNTVGWERYETDYCPVINLTRPGLSEKRCHILGSLCTPHDVWGYAYFGSDIKENDLLMIPAQGAYTYSLRQQFIKPIPRVAVKESRNRYFLLPS
- a CDS encoding DUF4276 family protein, whose product is MSNYTEVIAIVEGKTEQIFVESILAPYIGYKNIGMHATQVSKPGQKGGDVRFSRVKRDLELHLKQRPDTYVTTFIDYYGTKEWPGLDLVSEQALPSQIAETINKATKKQVASLFSDQQAERRFIPFVAVHEFEALLFSDAGTLARQLGIDESTVAAVISECGSPEAINNNPETAPSKRLDAWSVNGKFLKTTMGVAIAKEIGIEKIRNECPLFNEWLRTIEEIPNC
- a CDS encoding AAA family ATPase, with the translated sequence MRGALEKLTVKGFKSIKDLNEFKLGDLNVIIGANGAGKSNFVQIFRMLMAMTQKNFSKFILERGGADNFLFEGPKVTSKIEMGFDFTSYSSNATGPNSYRFELTPTADENFLIAEERKYVTTEWRSYGSPSKESRLYDERNEKSWDGQWNGVGHFVFESISNWMVYHFHDTSSSSPMRRSEIVEDYYKLRGDAANVAPFLLDLKNEEHDYYKRIVDAVRMVTPFFDDFRLDVQKLGEAEKVRLSWHQKGSNFPMQPYHLSDGSIRFICLATALLQPNPPSTIIIDEPELGLHPAAIIVLGELIQVASKQTQVIVATQSPALIDQFGIEDTIVVNREDGASTFKRLKEKDFSAWLEDYSVGELWSKNVIAGGPVYE
- a CDS encoding AbrB/MazE/SpoVT family DNA-binding domain-containing protein; translation: MTELVIKKWGNSLAARIPKVIADMVQLEKDQPVTIEAKGGRIIITPIQKRKEYTLDELLDQCDPKDVALDAEDRSWLNDKPVGKEW
- a CDS encoding type II toxin-antitoxin system PemK/MazF family toxin, which gives rise to MAEKSEKQQYIPKRGDLVWTDFDPAAGHEQMGHRPALVLSPAVFNKKTLLALVAPVTSRVRGHGFEVALTGKKISGVVLCHQVKTIDFVERGLKFAEKAPASAVSESLAKVRAIVSE
- a CDS encoding transposase, with translation MPRTPRLMLKGEESVYHVMSRTALPGYPFGDVEKDYMVQLIQQLSRLYFVEIFGYCIMGNHFHLLVRVFSSDRYSDDEIKQRYLAFFGEDQDFQVMRIDTYRKKWSNLSEFIKEIKQTFSRFYNKLHNRRGTLWGDRFKSVIVEKGETLINCLAYIDLNPVRAGIVKRPEQYRFSSLGYHLQTDNSYDFLSLDFGLKEFGQMSDQERLETYRGYVYEAGAVNTSEKEQDVIEERIIETERKKEYKITRIDRFKNRTRYFTDSGIIGSKAFVSKTYAYFKRPGKTNQKNPRQVAGLNGIYSLKRLTEM